AATTTTTCTACTATCCCCGTAACTATGACATAGCCATGAATTTTTCTAAATCGTGTGTGTTTTTTGTTCTTCATCAACATAGCGCATGCACcgtaccaaaaaaaataaaggaatattaacgaaaataacttaaaaactttgagttttaacaataagaacaaaataaagggtaaagtaaataatatcatgattgattttttaatgtaaaaatgtggtttttcgttaaagtttccaaaAGGTAAACCAGATCTATTTGTTGTTAATTGGTTGTTAATAAAAATTGATTAAGCATGATTAAGCAAAACAAGATAGAAACATCACAGCCTTCTTCAACCGTGGTTTCCTAATTAACATTTTCAACGCACATAGTGCTCACATCtccacatctctctctctctctctctctctctctctctctctctctgaagaAACAAATCGATTCAGTGATTCCAAAGAATCGAACTTTCTGGGAATTCCAAAACGATTCTCTCGTTTTTCCCAGGAATCCAAAACCCCACAACTTTTTATTGCTTCCGAGCTTTCATGGCCGATCATTTTCACAGGTTCTGCTCCACCATTTATTTCAAGTTCTTCactttttattgtttatttgatttcatttttttcattgattgataaattattttctttttttgtttgtctTTGTTGGGTGGAGGTGCAGTGTGGTAGCATTTGATCGGATCCAGTGGATGCTCTCCTGCAGTGACAACAAGGAGCTGGTTATTGGGATTTCTTAGAAGGTAATAGTTTGTAATTAATTACATGTTTTAATCTTAATTTTGCTTTAATTGATGAGAAAGTTGTGTTGAAGTAAAAggattaaatttttattaatgGGTTTGggattttgattttgaattgCTAATTGTGGGTTTGATTGGTGAggaatttttgttttgattgattgcttttgtaatttttgttgatTAAATGGATTTTAATTGATGGCTACTTTTTGGTGGTTAGATTGATCTCCTGTGATTGTTCAATCAGTACCGATACTATTTGTAATGCAACCAGTTGATGAGGATCATAAGAAGAAGAATTTAAAGCGTTCGAGATCATTTACTTTCGACATGCCTGTGACCGACCCTAATTTGACACAAAGTCTTGATGACTGTGTTCTTTTCCCACTTGAAGAGATTGTGCAATACCCGTTGCCGGGATACATTGCTCCCACTTCAATCAGTTTCAGTCCCGATGATACTATTATAACTTATTTGTTCAGTCCTGATCACACATTGAATCGAAAGGTATTTGCTTTCGATCTCAAAACTGGCAAGCAAGAGTTGTGTTTCAGTCCCCCTGATGGCGGACTTGACGAGAGTAATATATCACCGGAGGAAAAGTTGAGGAGAGAGAGGTTGAGGGAGCGCGGGTTGGGAGTGACACGGTATGAATGGGTGAAGACAAGCTCGAAAAGGAAAGCAATCATGGTGCCATTGCCAGCTGGGGTGTGTTCTTTAATCCCTGGGTGCAATCAAACATCCATATACATGTACataattgtattttaatttttacagATTGAGTTCTCACTGATGATATGGTCCTTGCTTTATGTACAGATTTATTTCCAGGATCTTTCTAGTTCAAATGCCGAGCTTAATCTTCCGAGGACATCAGGTTCACCAATTATTGATCCACATCTGTCACCAGATGGTACAATGCTCGGTTATGTAAGAGATTGCGAGTTGCACGTTCTTAATTTGTTATACAATGAATCTATACAGTTAACGTATGGTGCCAGAGGAGATGTTTTGGTAAGTTTTCTATACCGGTAAACGTAGGTTTGGATTAACTGAGCCACTTCAGTAATATTAGTACTACTCTAAAATATTTCTGTTACAATGAGTACTGTTTTAGTGATAGGAGCTTAAGATAACATCCTTATGACTTTTCCTCTGTCAAAAATTTTAAGACAAAGACAAAGTAAATTCTAAAGGTAGTCGAATTTCTGATCATTTTGTTCATGTGAATCTGGTCTTTTTTGTGTTGCAGACGCATGGCCTTGCTGAATATATAGCTCAGGTGAGAAGTTCATGTAATAACCTATTTTTatttagattaatttttttttctttagaaatTTCTCAGGAGGTTTAGTTAAAACTATTCTTCGATTCTCTGAATTTTACTCATTACAGGAAGAAATGGACCGCAAGAATGGGTACTGGTGGTCTCTAGACAGCAAATTCATTGCATTCACAGAAGTTGATTCTTCTGAGATTCCGCTTTTCAGAATCATGCATCAAGGTAAAAGCTCTGTTGGTTCAGAAGCTCAAGAAGATCATGCCTATCCCTTTGCGGGAGCTTCAAATGTCAAAGTTCGCCTAGGCGTGGTTTCTTCTGCTGGAGGCCCTATTACTTGGATGGATCTTCTGTGTGGGGGAACAGGTCAACCAGATAGTGAGGACGAATATCTGGCAAGAGTAAATTGGATGCATGGAGATACTTTAATAGCTCAGGTTATGAACAGGTCACACAGCAGACTAAAGATCCTTAAATTCGATATTAAAACTGGGAAGCGAACAGTTTTATTGGAAGAAGAACAAGGAACATGGGTTAGCTTACATGACTGCTTCACACCTCTGGACCGAGGaataaccaaattttcgggGGGATTTATCTGGGCGAGTGAGAAAACAGGATTTAAACATCTTTATTTGCATGATGCCAATGGAACATGTTTAGGACCTATCACCGAAGGTGACTGGATGGTTGAGCAGATTGCTGGGGTAAATGAAGCTGCCGGACTTGTTTACTTTACTGGAACCTTAGACGGGCCTTTAGAATCACACCTTTATTGTGCTAAGCTACTCACGGATGGAAACCAACCCTTGCAAGCTCCAGTGAGGTTGACTTGTAGCAAGGGGAAGCATGCGGTGGTGCTTGATCATCATATGAAGAACTTTGTTGATATACATGACTCCCTTGATTCTCCCCCTAAAGTTATACTGTGCTCCTTGCACGATGGAAGCTATATTATGCCTCTGTATGAGCCGTCATTAACGGTTCCAAGATTCAAAAAGCTTCAACTTGAGCCACCGGAGTTAGTTCATTTGCAGGCTAATGATGGAACAACATTGTATGCAGCTCTATACAAGCCTGATGAAACAAGATTTGGACCTCCTCCTTACAAAACTTTGATCAGCGTGTATGGTGGACCGAGCGTGCAGCTCGTCTCTGATTCTTGGATTAATACAGTTGACATGAAAGCGCAGTTTCTCAGAAGCAGAGGCATCTTAGTATGGAAGGTGGGTATCCGTCTGTGAAAACTTTACCATTCCgggttttctattttttctaaattttattCTAACTGGCAATTTTTCATGTTTACAGTTAGATAATAGAGGAACTGCCCGGCGTGGGCTGAAGTTCGAAGGCTCTTTAAAATACAATTGTGGTCAGGTTGATGCCGACGACCAACTGACTGGAGCCGACTGGCTTATAGAAAAAGGGTTAGCACGAGCAGGTCACATTGGATTGTATGGTTGGAGCTATGGCGGATATCTTTCAGCCATGACTCTTGCCAGGTTTCCTGATGTCTTCCGGTGTGCAGTGTCCGGCGCCCCTGTTACATCATGGGATGGGTATGACACATTCTATACCGAGAAATACATGGGCCTGCCTTCTGAGAACGAGGAAGGATACGAGTCTAGCTCCGTGATGCACCATGTGCACAAGATGAAAGGAAAGTTGTTACTTGTCCATGGCATGATCGATGAAAATGTTCATTTCAGGCATACTGCCAGGCTTGTCAATGCACTTGTTGCGGCTGGAAAGACTTACGAGCTATTAATTTTTCCAGACGAACGCCACATGCCACGGCGTCATAGGGATCGGATTTACATGGAAGAGAGAATCTGGGAGTTCATAGAAAGAAGCTTGTGAAAAATGAACCACCTGTTTATATCTTGTAAAATTTTCTTGTTGGTACCCTTTTTCGTTCTTCCAATTTTTATTGGTTGTTCTGTTCTAATTCTATCAGTGATAaataaatttctttttcttgaagTGCAAGAAACTGAAACTACTGTCAAACAATCAACAGCAgaacttgaaaattttctctAAACTTCTTTAAATCTCGAAAGTTAAATTTAATCACGGTTCTTATAGGGgaaaataaattcattaaaacaagaaacaaaagagCTTGAAGTTCAAGTGTTACGCTTTTTTGTGTCCCTGAACTTTCAGGGTCAGATTTGCGCTTTCTTTCACCGGGAATGAGAGGCAAGCCCCTGGGAAGATCAGAACTGTTCGACAGTGGCAAATCCGCTCGCTGGATCGCTTGTCTGACCCGGATGAACGTGACCGCTGAGGACAAGGTAGGGTTTTCGCAACTGAGCTTGAGCTTCCCTCACTGTCTCCATGGACTGTAATGGCGTGTCTGAACTACTCATCTGCTTCAGTTTCTGTTCCTTCTCGAATTGCTTCCTGCACTTTTCTTGCTTCCTTTTGCCAGGCCCCTTCCTGTGGAATGCGTGCGAAAGTCTGTTATACGCTTCCTTTTGCGTCATAGGCCGACCTaattcatcagtcatccgaacTGCATCCGTATCATGTTTTACTTCAAGGCTTCCTCGCTCTTTCAGCAGCTTCAGAGCACCCGATAAGCCTTTCCCAACCGCGAAAAATTCCATCTGAAACGCCCTTCTCCTCCTTATGGTCCTCTGCAGGAGGATTAATGTGTTCTTTGTCTTCGCGATCAATTCCATCGTTTACTTCAGTCCATCCACCAGCCACATTCACCATAGTTTCTTCAGCATGATCATCTTCTTACATATTGGAAACATCTTCGCTTTCAGGATCCATGTGGGATTGACTTTGATCAAGCTTGAGACCCACCAAAAACTCATTCGTTCTGTGATGACAACCTTCTTTTCTCCGGAATGATCTTCACTGCTTGAGGGGATTCGATTCCGATCATCATCTGCTGCATTTTGAATCTGACTTCTGCCAGTGCTGGTGGTGGCAAGGAATGCAATTGCTTCTGGACCACCGGATGCTTTCTCCTCCTTTTCGTCATTTGTTCTAAGAGCCGATTTTCTTGCTCTCTCCAAGGACATGTAGAGATCCTCCTCCTCATCATCTGCAGAGAtaacattaaattcattatattcCTGATCAGCTTTAACAGAAAACACTTTTTGTTCAAGCAGTTGCAACGATTTAGATGCCTCGTCTGCTTTCGCATATGCTACCTTGTAGATGTTGTCTCTCCTTTCAGATTCCAATCTTTCTTTC
This region of Malus domestica chromosome 07, GDT2T_hap1 genomic DNA includes:
- the LOC103439872 gene encoding uncharacterized protein — protein: MQPVDEDHKKKNLKRSRSFTFDMPVTDPNLTQSLDDCVLFPLEEIVQYPLPGYIAPTSISFSPDDTIITYLFSPDHTLNRKVFAFDLKTGKQELCFSPPDGGLDESNISPEEKLRRERLRERGLGVTRYEWVKTSSKRKAIMVPLPAGIYFQDLSSSNAELNLPRTSGSPIIDPHLSPDGTMLGYVRDCELHVLNLLYNESIQLTYGARGDVLTHGLAEYIAQEEMDRKNGYWWSLDSKFIAFTEVDSSEIPLFRIMHQGKSSVGSEAQEDHAYPFAGASNVKVRLGVVSSAGGPITWMDLLCGGTGQPDSEDEYLARVNWMHGDTLIAQVMNRSHSRLKILKFDIKTGKRTVLLEEEQGTWVSLHDCFTPLDRGITKFSGGFIWASEKTGFKHLYLHDANGTCLGPITEGDWMVEQIAGVNEAAGLVYFTGTLDGPLESHLYCAKLLTDGNQPLQAPVRLTCSKGKHAVVLDHHMKNFVDIHDSLDSPPKVILCSLHDGSYIMPLYEPSLTVPRFKKLQLEPPELVHLQANDGTTLYAALYKPDETRFGPPPYKTLISVYGGPSVQLVSDSWINTVDMKAQFLRSRGILVWKLDNRGTARRGLKFEGSLKYNCGQVDADDQLTGADWLIEKGLARAGHIGLYGWSYGGYLSAMTLARFPDVFRCAVSGAPVTSWDGYDTFYTEKYMGLPSENEEGYESSSVMHHVHKMKGKLLLVHGMIDENVHFRHTARLVNALVAAGKTYELLIFPDERHMPRRHRDRIYMEERIWEFIERSL
- the LOC108173768 gene encoding SART-1 family protein DOT2-like isoform X1, translated to MKVNFKKPKNKKSFRKKQKLDVDALEAEAVSAGLGAADLGSRNGAHRQGVREEKERLESERRDNIYKVAYAKADEASKSLQLLEQKVFSVKADQEYNEFNVISADDEEEDLYMSLERARKSALRTNDEKEEKASGGPEAIAFLATTSTGRSQIQNAADDDRNRIPSSSEDHSGEKKVVITERMSFWWVSSLIKVNPTWILKAKMFPICKKMIMLKKLW
- the LOC108173768 gene encoding SART-1 family protein DOT2-like isoform X2; this translates as MKVNFKKPKNKKSFRKKQKLDVDALEAEAVSAGLGAADLGSRNGAHRQGVREEKERLESERRDNIYKMMRRRISTCPWREQENRLLEQMTKRRRKHPVVQKQLHSLPPPALAEVRFKMQQMMIGIESPQAVKIIPEKRRLSSQNE